In Isoptericola variabilis 225, the genomic window CGCGAGGGCCACGACGCGGCCGCCGCACCGTTCCACGAGGTGCGCCGCCGCGGCGGCCGTGCCGCCCGTCGCCAGGACGTCGTCCACCAGGAGAACGCGCGCGCCGGGCCGCAGTGTTCCCGTGCGGAGCTCGATCGCGGCCGTGCCGTACTCGAGGTCGTACTCGACGCGCTCGACCGGCGGCGGCAGCTTGCCCGCCTTGCGCAGCGGGAGGAACCCGACGCCCAGGCGCGTCGCGAGCGGGGCGCCGAGCAGGAAGCCGCGCGCCTCCATCCCGGCGACGACGTCGACCCCGCCGTCCGCGACGGCGAGGCGCGCGAACGCCTCGACGACGTCGGCCAGCGCCGCGCCGTCGGCCAGCAGGGGCGTGATGTCCCGGAAGACGACCGGCGGGTGCGGGTAGTCGGGCACGTCCCGGATGAGGGCACGCACCTCGGCCGCCCTCTCCGGTCCGAGACCGGAGAGGGCGACCAGCGAGATGTCGTCCGTCACCGCGCCCCTCAGCTGGTGCGCCGACGGCGCGGCTGGGCCGCGTGCCCGAGGTGGTGGCCCGGGATCAGCTGCGCGGTGCCGGCCGCGGCCGCCGCCAGCTCGGCGTCGTGGCCGCCCTCGGCCGCGATGCGCTCGCGCTCGGCGAGCACCGCCGCGGTGTGGTCGGCGATCTTGGGCTCCTTCTCGCGCAGGAGCACGTCGAGCGGCGTCGCGAGGAAGATCGACGACGCGGCGCCCACCGCGATGCCCACGAACAGCGAGAGCGAGAGGTCGCGCAGCGTGCCCGCGCCGAGCCAGAGCGCGCCCACGAAGAGGATGCCGGCGACCGGCAGCAGCGCCACCACGGACGTGTTGATCGACCGCACGAGCGTCTGGTTGACCGCGAGGTTGGCCCGCTCGCCGTACGTCGAGCGGGTCTGCGAGAGCAGGTTCTGCGTGTTCTCGCGGACCTTGTCGAAGACGACCATCTTGTCGTAGAGCGAGAAGCCGAGGATCGTCAGGAAGCCGATGATCGTCGACGG contains:
- a CDS encoding adenine phosphoribosyltransferase, encoding MTDDISLVALSGLGPERAAEVRALIRDVPDYPHPPVVFRDITPLLADGAALADVVEAFARLAVADGGVDVVAGMEARGFLLGAPLATRLGVGFLPLRKAGKLPPPVERVEYDLEYGTAAIELRTGTLRPGARVLLVDDVLATGGTAAAAAHLVERCGGRVVALAFLLELAGLGGRERLAGRTVETLLRAES